One Methanobacterium sp. genomic region harbors:
- a CDS encoding DUF4332 domain-containing protein, protein MTDSYYIDLEKYPLNKFKQELIESDLLPSRKILKDQIDDRFKILESKGIKNLNDLLISLKTPKKAKEFADKSGLPQDYILILRREVNSYLPKPVNLEKFPGIEKDTLSKLNDMGIKNTAHLFKIIKTHDERVKLAAETKINPEEIVKLTKLTDLSRVKWIGPVFARIFLDSGTDTVEKLSNADAKTLYRKLIEINEEKRYTKGRFIESDVELCIKVSKMVPRAIYY, encoded by the coding sequence ATGACTGACAGCTATTATATTGACCTTGAAAAGTATCCATTAAATAAATTTAAGCAGGAACTAATAGAATCAGACCTTCTTCCAAGCAGGAAAATATTGAAAGATCAAATTGATGATAGATTTAAAATTTTAGAAAGTAAAGGAATTAAAAATCTTAATGATCTATTAATCTCACTGAAAACTCCCAAAAAAGCCAAAGAATTTGCTGATAAATCAGGGTTACCTCAAGATTATATTTTAATTTTAAGAAGAGAAGTAAACAGTTATCTGCCAAAACCCGTGAATCTTGAAAAGTTTCCAGGCATTGAAAAAGATACTTTAAGCAAATTAAACGATATGGGCATTAAAAATACTGCCCACTTATTTAAAATAATTAAAACTCATGATGAGAGAGTCAAATTAGCTGCCGAAACTAAGATAAATCCAGAAGAAATAGTAAAATTAACCAAATTAACTGATTTGTCAAGGGTTAAATGGATTGGTCCAGTTTTTGCACGTATATTTTTAGATTCTGGAACGGATACTGTAGAAAAACTATCAAATGCAGATGCAAAAACTCTTTATAGAAAACTTATTGAAATTAATGAGGAAAAAAGATATACAAAAGGCAGATTTATCGAAAGCGACGTTGAACTCTGTATTAAAGTTTCTAAAATGGTTCCAAGGGCAATATACTACTAA
- a CDS encoding 3-isopropylmalate dehydratase small subunit, which produces MKGRAWKFGNDIDTDLILPGRYLVLRCESDLAQHLMEGADPEFPKKVKKGDIIVGGKNFGCGSSREHAPIAMKGAGISAVVAESFARIFYRNAINLGIPLIEIKDISKHVSQGDELEIDMEKGILKNLTTGEEFTIKGLPGFMRNILDKGGLIPYLKEEIAKGEL; this is translated from the coding sequence ATGAAAGGAAGAGCATGGAAATTTGGAAATGATATAGATACAGATCTGATTCTCCCCGGAAGATATCTTGTTTTAAGATGTGAATCCGACCTTGCACAGCATTTAATGGAAGGAGCAGACCCAGAATTCCCCAAAAAAGTAAAAAAAGGAGATATAATTGTTGGAGGTAAAAATTTCGGCTGCGGCTCATCAAGAGAGCATGCACCTATCGCAATGAAAGGCGCAGGTATCTCTGCAGTAGTCGCAGAATCATTCGCAAGAATATTCTATCGAAACGCCATAAACCTTGGTATACCTCTTATAGAAATAAAAGATATCTCCAAACATGTTTCGCAAGGAGATGAACTTGAAATAGATATGGAGAAAGGAATTCTAAAGAATTTAACCACTGGAGAAGAATTCACCATCAAAGGATTACCCGGATTCATGCGGAATATACTGGATAAAGGAGGGCTTATCCCTTACTTAAAAGAAGAAATTGCTAAAGGCGAATTATAG
- a CDS encoding aldo/keto reductase produces the protein MLYRTFGKTGEKVSILGFGCMRLPIIDNNPERINEPLATEMLHYAIDHGVNYIDTAYPYHGLDATQGGRSEIFVGNVLKEGYRDQVYLSTKLPSWNIEKKEDLNYYLDMQLKRLQTDSIDFYLLHGLGKNTWSNLKELDVLEFLDSALEEGRIKYAGFSYHDEVGLFKEIIDSYNWSFTLIQYNYMDENFQAGKEGLEYIAARDIGTAIMEPLRGGCLTNNIPPDVQAIWDKATVKRSPTEWALRFLWDQKEVNVVLSGMSTMEQVVENIKIADEGKANSLTSEEINLIQEAKDTYIERIHVSCTRCNYCMPCPNGVDIPANLNLLNDLYIYQNMEKPSGSYRFLKAKEVDASACDDCGECEKKCTQDIPIRKYLKEVVETFEKG, from the coding sequence TTGTTATACAGAACTTTTGGAAAAACAGGAGAAAAAGTTTCAATACTCGGTTTTGGATGTATGAGGCTTCCAATAATCGACAACAACCCTGAAAGAATAAATGAACCTCTGGCAACAGAAATGCTCCATTACGCCATAGATCACGGCGTGAATTATATTGACACTGCTTACCCTTATCACGGCCTCGATGCAACTCAAGGAGGCAGGAGTGAAATATTTGTTGGAAATGTTCTAAAAGAAGGTTACAGGGATCAGGTGTATCTTTCCACTAAATTACCCAGTTGGAATATCGAGAAAAAAGAAGATCTCAATTATTATCTGGATATGCAGCTTAAAAGGCTGCAAACTGACAGCATAGATTTTTATCTTTTACACGGTCTTGGTAAGAATACATGGTCAAACTTAAAAGAACTTGATGTCCTTGAATTTCTGGACTCTGCACTTGAAGAAGGCAGGATAAAGTACGCTGGTTTTTCATACCATGATGAAGTTGGACTTTTTAAGGAAATTATAGACTCTTACAACTGGAGTTTCACCCTGATTCAGTACAACTACATGGACGAGAATTTCCAGGCTGGAAAAGAAGGACTTGAATATATAGCTGCCAGAGATATCGGTACTGCAATCATGGAACCGCTCAGGGGAGGCTGCCTTACAAACAACATTCCTCCAGATGTACAGGCAATATGGGATAAGGCCACTGTTAAAAGAAGCCCCACAGAATGGGCTCTGCGCTTTTTATGGGATCAAAAAGAAGTGAATGTGGTTTTAAGTGGCATGAGCACCATGGAACAGGTTGTAGAAAACATAAAGATTGCAGATGAGGGTAAAGCCAATAGTCTCACCAGTGAAGAGATAAATCTAATTCAAGAAGCTAAAGATACTTACATTGAACGAATTCATGTAAGCTGCACCCGTTGCAACTACTGTATGCCCTGCCCTAATGGAGTCGATATTCCGGCAAACCTGAACCTTCTAAACGATCTGTACATCTATCAGAACATGGAAAAACCTTCTGGAAGTTACAGATTCTTGAAGGCCAAAGAGGTAGATGCATCTGCTTGTGATGACTGCGGCGAATGTGAGAAAAAATGCACGCAGGATATTCCAATAAGGAAGTACCTTAAAGAAGTGGTTGAGACATTTGAGAAAGGATAA
- a CDS encoding class I SAM-dependent methyltransferase, translating to MEQLDKNRFHLQKMAVNYDKMCQLMVPGYDFLQNAVIDILKFENMEKIVLLDLGAGSGILIEKVLKEFPDSTCYYLDSSDEFMSVAKEKLQKYGDRVNYIKSDFCRNWESEITVKPTVITSMSAIHHLQTENKKKLYQKCYDTLEEGGWFFNIDEMKTVTEDAYLKNLYYWVNHAKEQKYKISEDLSGSYEAWMEKFSNWKKRNLDNAHLPKQEGDDIHEPFLAQLNCLKEIGFTQTDIFSKHMLWSLIGGKKSF from the coding sequence ATGGAACAACTAGATAAAAACCGTTTTCACCTGCAGAAAATGGCAGTTAACTATGATAAAATGTGCCAGCTAATGGTACCAGGATATGATTTCCTGCAGAACGCAGTAATAGATATTTTAAAATTTGAAAATATGGAAAAAATTGTCCTTTTAGATTTAGGAGCTGGAAGCGGTATTTTAATTGAAAAAGTACTGAAAGAGTTTCCAGATTCAACCTGCTACTATCTAGATTCTTCTGATGAGTTCATGTCTGTTGCAAAGGAAAAGTTACAGAAATACGGAGACAGAGTGAATTATATCAAGTCTGATTTTTGCAGGAACTGGGAATCAGAAATTACCGTAAAACCTACCGTAATTACATCCATGTCTGCAATCCATCACCTTCAAACTGAAAATAAAAAGAAATTGTACCAGAAATGTTATGATACGCTGGAAGAAGGCGGCTGGTTTTTTAATATCGATGAAATGAAAACCGTAACTGAAGATGCATACTTAAAAAACCTTTACTATTGGGTTAACCATGCTAAAGAACAGAAATATAAAATTTCCGAGGATTTATCCGGCTCTTATGAAGCATGGATGGAAAAATTCAGCAACTGGAAAAAAAGAAATTTAGATAATGCTCATCTTCCTAAACAGGAAGGAGATGATATTCATGAGCCTTTTTTAGCTCAATTAAACTGCCTAAAAGAGATAGGTTTTACCCAAACCGATATATTCTCTAAACACATGTTATGGAGTTTAATAGGCGGTAAAAAATCATTTTAA
- a CDS encoding MarR family transcriptional regulator, whose product MTYELELVEAVDRLTELMGNFQNQILSGDLKSFTLRQLYYIELINKHENISVSEIAKMLDVKKSTVSIAINQLIDRGIVTKIQSNEDKRFYFLKLTPKGENIIKIHMQVHKNAIKKILDVLNEDEVENFIKIVDKITASGL is encoded by the coding sequence ATGACTTATGAACTTGAACTGGTAGAGGCAGTTGATAGATTAACTGAACTGATGGGAAACTTCCAGAATCAGATCTTAAGCGGTGATTTAAAAAGCTTCACCCTGCGCCAATTGTATTACATTGAATTAATCAACAAGCATGAAAATATAAGCGTGTCTGAGATAGCAAAGATGCTGGACGTCAAGAAATCTACAGTTTCTATAGCTATTAACCAGTTAATAGATCGAGGTATCGTGACTAAAATTCAATCAAATGAAGATAAACGATTTTATTTCCTCAAGTTAACGCCAAAAGGCGAAAATATAATTAAAATACACATGCAAGTTCACAAAAATGCAATTAAAAAGATTTTGGATGTTTTAAATGAAGATGAAGTTGAGAACTTCATTAAAATCGTCGATAAAATTACTGCATCTGGACTGTAA
- a CDS encoding HD domain-containing protein yields the protein MDREKIIRQTEKFVQSKLRGESSGHDWWHVYRVWKSSVYIGRRENTDLFVTQLAALLHDIADWKFHGGNENIGPEVARKWLEKLNVEEDIISHIIEIIKDISFKGAWVKTPMKTIEGMVVQDADRLDAIGAIGIGRAFAYGGYKGREMYNPNIKPVMHESFKQYKNNNGPTVNHFYEKLLLLKDLMNTETAKEIAENRHKFMEQFLDMFFKEWEGYG from the coding sequence ATGGACAGGGAAAAAATTATCAGACAAACCGAGAAATTTGTACAGAGCAAATTAAGGGGAGAAAGTTCTGGACATGACTGGTGGCATGTTTACCGAGTTTGGAAAAGTTCGGTCTATATTGGCAGAAGGGAAAATACTGATCTATTTGTAACCCAGCTTGCAGCTTTACTGCATGATATAGCAGACTGGAAGTTCCACGGCGGAAATGAAAATATTGGCCCGGAAGTTGCACGAAAATGGCTTGAAAAGTTGAATGTTGAAGAGGATATAATTTCACATATAATTGAGATTATTAAAGATATATCTTTTAAGGGCGCTTGGGTTAAGACACCTATGAAAACCATCGAAGGCATGGTTGTCCAGGATGCAGATAGATTAGATGCTATTGGTGCCATTGGTATAGGTCGGGCATTCGCTTACGGAGGATATAAAGGGCGTGAAATGTATAACCCAAATATTAAACCTGTAATGCATGAATCATTCAAGCAGTACAAAAACAATAATGGACCAACTGTAAATCATTTTTATGAAAAGTTACTTCTTTTAAAGGATTTAATGAACACCGAAACTGCTAAAGAAATTGCAGAAAACCGACATAAATTTATGGAACAGTTTCTAGATATGTTCTTTAAAGAATGGGAAGGATATGGTTGA
- a CDS encoding nucleoside deaminase: MDKFMQAAIEEAKKGLYEGGIPIGSVLVHKDKIIGRGHNKRVQNGSTILHGEMDALENAGRHSGVFYHECVLYTTLSPCPMCSGAILLYGIPKVIIGENNSFVGEEELLRSRGVKVEVIQDPSCIEMMSGFIKMHPELWDEDIGL; encoded by the coding sequence ATGGACAAATTCATGCAAGCGGCGATTGAAGAAGCAAAAAAAGGATTATATGAAGGAGGCATTCCAATTGGATCTGTCCTTGTCCATAAAGACAAAATCATAGGTCGAGGTCATAACAAGCGCGTGCAGAATGGAAGCACGATCCTTCACGGTGAGATGGACGCGCTGGAGAATGCTGGGCGCCATAGTGGGGTTTTTTACCACGAATGTGTTCTTTATACCACATTATCACCATGCCCCATGTGTTCTGGAGCCATTTTACTTTACGGCATTCCCAAGGTGATAATAGGAGAGAATAATAGTTTCGTGGGTGAAGAAGAACTACTTAGATCTAGAGGAGTTAAAGTAGAAGTTATTCAAGATCCATCTTGTATTGAAATGATGTCGGGCTTCATTAAAATGCACCCCGAATTATGGGATGAAGATATAGGATTATAA
- the hacA gene encoding homoaconitase large subunit, translating to MSMTIAEKIFAKASGKKEVEAGDVVMANIDVAMTHDLTGPLSVEAFEKIGVPKVWDPEKIVILFDHQVPADSLDAVTNHMIMRKFVKEQEITNFYDVREGVCHQVLPEKGHVVPGEIVVGTDSHTCTHGALGAFATGIGSTDMSMVFATGKLWFKVPETIKFNIEGTLPEHTYAKDVVLNIIGQIGADGATYKACQFAGETTSNMSVSDRMVMCNMAIEMGGKTGLVEPDQKTVNYLKNRTNKSYDIIKGDDDAASLEIMDIDVSELEPQIACPHNVDNVHGISEVEGTSIDQVFLGSCTNGRIQDLRDAAKILKGNKVSDSIRMLVIPASREVYTKALNEGLMNIFVDSGALVCNPCCGPCLGGHVGLIGPGEVSLSTSNRNFKGRQGSSEGEVYLSSAAVAAASAITGKIEDPRNL from the coding sequence ATGTCTATGACAATAGCAGAAAAAATATTTGCAAAGGCTTCCGGTAAGAAAGAAGTCGAAGCTGGAGATGTGGTAATGGCCAACATCGATGTTGCAATGACCCACGACCTTACAGGCCCCCTATCTGTGGAAGCTTTTGAGAAGATAGGAGTTCCTAAAGTATGGGATCCTGAGAAAATTGTAATTCTTTTTGACCATCAAGTACCCGCAGACTCGCTTGATGCAGTCACAAACCATATGATAATGAGAAAATTCGTAAAAGAACAGGAAATAACCAATTTTTATGATGTCAGAGAAGGTGTGTGTCATCAGGTTCTCCCAGAAAAAGGACATGTAGTTCCTGGAGAGATTGTAGTTGGAACTGATTCCCACACCTGTACACACGGAGCCTTAGGAGCTTTTGCAACAGGTATAGGTTCAACCGACATGTCAATGGTTTTTGCAACAGGAAAACTATGGTTTAAAGTGCCAGAAACAATCAAATTCAACATAGAAGGAACACTCCCAGAACACACCTATGCAAAAGATGTGGTACTCAACATAATAGGTCAGATTGGTGCTGATGGTGCAACATATAAAGCATGTCAGTTTGCAGGTGAAACAACAAGCAACATGTCAGTTTCAGATAGGATGGTTATGTGTAACATGGCTATTGAGATGGGCGGTAAAACAGGGCTCGTTGAACCAGATCAAAAAACAGTAAACTACCTTAAAAACCGTACTAACAAATCTTACGATATAATCAAAGGAGATGATGACGCTGCATCCCTTGAGATTATGGACATAGATGTCAGCGAACTTGAACCACAGATTGCATGCCCACACAATGTGGATAATGTTCACGGTATCTCTGAAGTTGAAGGGACATCTATAGACCAGGTTTTCCTCGGCTCATGTACTAATGGGCGAATTCAGGATCTTAGAGATGCTGCAAAAATTCTTAAAGGAAACAAAGTTTCAGACAGCATCAGGATGCTTGTGATCCCAGCTTCACGTGAAGTTTACACCAAAGCACTTAACGAAGGGTTAATGAATATTTTCGTAGATTCTGGAGCACTTGTTTGTAACCCATGCTGCGGACCATGCCTCGGCGGACACGTAGGGCTCATCGGACCCGGAGAAGTCAGCCTCTCAACATCAAACAGAAACTTTAAAGGAAGACAGGGCAGCAGCGAAGGTGAAGTTTACCTGAGTTCTGCAGCAGTTGCAGCAGCATCTGCAATCACCGGAAAAATCGAAGATCCGAGGAATCTATAA